GAGTCATTGCTGACAGCGCGGAGCCTAAGAGTATTGATGAGTTGAGGGATTATGGCATAAAGATCATTGGAGCCAAGAAGGGGCCTGACTCTGTACAGTACGGTGAAGAATGGCTGGATGATTTAGAGGAGATTATCATTGATGTAAACAGAACCCCTAACACCGCAAGGGAATTTGAATCAGCAGATTATGCTACTGATAAGAATGGTGATCCTCTTCCGAGGTTGGAGGATAAGAACAATCATACGATCGATGCCACACGATATGCCTTTGAAGATGACATGAAGAAGACAGCTAAATTGGTTACTGGTAGAAGATTAACACGTTAAGGGGGAATGAGATGGAATTAGGGCAGAACTTCCTCTTGGTAGCTGACGGGCTGGAAATATCGGCTGATCATACAAGTGATGGATGGTATTGTTTGGAGTTAGTGAATGAAGATGATTTATTTTTTAAGGATTTAGGGGTCATAAAATTCGATGACCTAATCAATGAGGTATCTGAAGGTAAATATAAATTAATTAAAACGGTATAGAGATTGAGGTGAAAACACTTGGATTTTTCTTATGAGTTAGAACAGCTCGAACAAGGAATCAGGACTCCTGAATTGATACAGAAAATTATTAGCAAACACAAAGAACGTGCTGAGAAGATGAAACTGCTATATGAGAGATACAAAACAACCTCAGTCCCTATTTTCGATAGGACTCTGGATGACCCAATGGAAGTAAATAATCAAGTGAACAATGATTTTTTCTCGGAAATTATTGATACAAAGGTGGGTTACTTCGCTGGCTCGCCAGTAAGTTATCTAACAGAGAATGATGATTCAGGGGACGGAATCATAAAGGAATTTGGGGACAGGAACAGGCTGGCGGATTTAGATGCTGAGGCCACTAAGTTTGCTGCAATATGCGGGTATGGTGCCAGGTTCATTTACATTGATACTGATGGCAAGGAAAGAGCTGCTAATGTGAATCCTTGGGAAGCAATCTTGCTTGGTGAAAAGGGAATGGATGAGCCTGACTATGGACTCCGATATTACAAATCCTTTAATGAACAAGGCAAGGAGCAACTAAGGGTTGAACTATGTGAATCAGGATTAATCACTGAATATAGGGGATCAATCAGCGAACTAAAGGAATTCAAGAAAACCAATCAGCCTTTTTCCGTTTGTCAGATGTACGGAATCATGAATAACGAGGAGCTGCAGGGTGATGGTGAAAAGGTGCTTGCTCTTATCGATGCGTATGACCGTGCTATTTCAGATGTTAACAGTGAGATTGAAGCGTTTAGGTTGGCTTATATGGCCTTCTATGGGGTGGAGGCTCCGTCGCCAGAGGACGAACAATCATTTGCGAAGACTGGAACCTTTTACTTTAGGAATGATGGGCAAGGGGGCGGGCAGAAAGCCGAGTTCATCTCTAAAAGCCTTCAGGATACTGCCATAGAGAACCACTTAAATAGGCTTCACAATAACATTTACCGATTCTCTCAGACGCCTGATATGGCTGACGAGGCGTTTGCTGGTAATTCAAGTGGTGTTGCCATGAAGTTTAAAATACTTGCTCTGGAAAACAAGACAGCGGGCTTTGAACGTAAGTTTAAATCATCTGCCATCCGGATGTTCGAGATTCTGCAAAGTTCTTGGGCGAAGAGAAGTATTCAGATTGATCCATATACGATTGAGATGAAGTTCACTCGTACTTTCCCACTTGATTTGTTGTATGAGGCTCAGGCTAGTGCTCAGTTGAAAGGTTTGGTGAGTGAGGAAACGCGCTTAAGCCAATTATCATTTGTTGCCAATCCTGCGGAGGAAGTGACAGCCATGGAAGCAGAATCAGAACTGTACGACTTAGGCGGTGATGATGATGGACAAATGGGATCAACATCTTCAAGATCTACAGAAAAGGTTAAACAAGAAGGAAAAAAAGTTACTCAGGCAGATTAACAAAGAATACAAGGAAGTTTCTAAAGAACTAATCATGGCATTAACTGAAATGTACATGCGTTTAGAAAAGAATGGTGAGTTATCTTACTCGGATGCTGTCCGTTTCAATGACATCACCAGACTGAAACAGAATGTGGTGTATGAAATCACCGCATTAGTTGAGGTGAACAAGGAAAGAGTTCTAACTATTTTGGATGAAACATATTTTCTTTCCTATGCTTACATGAGCTATGTCATCGAAAAAGAGAGCTCAGCTATTTTGAAAGCTGTAACGCCTGATATGCCGAGGCTTCAACAACAATTATTTGATAATCCTATCCGCGGGTTAAAGCTGGAGCCGGCATTGGAACGTGATCGCAGGATGATTGTATCGGATATCAATAGAGCTATTGAAAGAGGCTTGATTGATGGGAAAACCTACGGTTCTATCGCGAAGAACATCCAAGAAGTATTTGAAAGCAGTTTTAAACGTGCTGTTAATATTGCGCATACAGAAACACATCGTGTTAGGGAACAGGCTACTCATGAGAGTGCTATGAATGCAGACAGGCAGGGCGTTAAGATGGTGAAGATATGGCGTAACATGGCTGATGAAAGGGTTAGGAAAAAGAAACAGGCCAACCATCGTTCTATGGAAGGTCAGACAAAGCCGGTGAGTGAGCCATATGAGTTAAAACCATCTGGTCAAACCGATTCCCCCGGTAACAGTAGGATAGCCTCACAGGACATACGCTGTCGGTGTTATTCCTCGCATAGGGTCAGTCATCTTGAAGGGGCAATACCTAAAAAACCTGTCATATCTGATTTTGACGGTTGGTTGATGGAAAGAACACCTGAATTAGTACCAATTTAAAAGGGGTGAAAGTGTGAAAACTTGACATGAATATACAAGATTTTATGCAAAGAAATAAATCGTGAAATCCAGTAAAATCAACAGAAAAATTTCTGTATATTTACTGTAAATTTTCACCATGAAAAAAGGTAGGTGTAACAAGGGTTTATAAAAGTATAAACTTCCTATTATGTCTATTATGTTAACTAGAATGTATAGGAAATGAATGCGATATACACATTTAAAAGGAGGTCAAAGAGCATGAAACTAACGCGAACCATGGGCCAATTATCCGAAGTTTTAGAAGGTCCCCCGGAGGAATTGGATGAATATCTTAAATTGGAGGATAAAAGAAATGAATTTCCGAAAGAAGTTTCGAAGGATGAAGTGGCATTAGGGTTAAGAAAAGAAATTGATAAAGTGTTTAAGCATTTAGATGATTCATTCAATAAACAAACGTTCTCTTAAATTTAATAATGTAATTGATAGGAGCCATTGGGGGTCCTTTTTTTATTTAATAAAACATTGCACTTGCTGGGCTTAGGAACTGTAAGGGCGATAGGAGGATACAAATGAATTTAGAGGATATCAGGTCATATTTAGTACAAAACAAAGACAATCAAGACGTTCGTGAGTTTGTGAATGGACTTAACCCGGTCACTATTGACAGAGTAAAGGACTTTGCAACTGTGAATGATGATGGTCGTAATTGGTTACAGAGTCAGAAGGATTCTTTTTTCAGTTCTAGTTTAGATACATGGAAGAAGAATAATCTGGATGAAGTTGTAATGGGCAAAGTGAAAGAATTATACCCAGAGGAAACAGAGGAACAAAAACGGATTCGTTTGCTCGAGCAAAAGCTTGAGGAAGCTGAAAAGAAAGAACAACGCGAGACATTGCGCAACAAAGCTTTGTCATTAGCTACCGAAAAGGAATTGCCTACCTCATTGGTTGATTTCTTCTTAGGTGAAGATGAGGAAAAGACAATCGCTAACCTTGCTAAGTTGGAAGATACGTTTAATCCATATATTGAATCTAAAGTTGAACAACGCTTTAAGGATACAGGACGTAAGTTCCAAAAAGGTTCTAATGGGGATAACAGCATCGCCACAGATATTGCTAAACAAAGAAATGAGCAACAACAAACATCACAAAATAATGCTTGGGGTTAAGAAAGGGGAATTTTAAATGCCGTATTATAAAAATCTAGGTCCATTTACTGAAATTAACTTTTTGGCATCAGCTAAATATCAAACATTCACTACACAAGTTAGTGATACGGGTGTGGTAGCAGATGCAAATGGAAGAAAAATCGTGAAGGCTGGTACAATCCTTCCTGCCAACGATGCAACAGCAGCGGGTATCTTGTTTAATGAAGTTGATGTAACGAACGGACCACAACCAGGATCTTTAATGGTCGAAGGATATGTCCATGAAGCACGTTTACCGGTTGCTCCAGCAGCTGCAGCAAAAACAGCACTTAAAGAAATCAAGTTCCGTTAAGGGA
This genomic stretch from Peribacillus muralis harbors:
- a CDS encoding phage portal protein, whose translation is MIQKIISKHKERAEKMKLLYERYKTTSVPIFDRTLDDPMEVNNQVNNDFFSEIIDTKVGYFAGSPVSYLTENDDSGDGIIKEFGDRNRLADLDAEATKFAAICGYGARFIYIDTDGKERAANVNPWEAILLGEKGMDEPDYGLRYYKSFNEQGKEQLRVELCESGLITEYRGSISELKEFKKTNQPFSVCQMYGIMNNEELQGDGEKVLALIDAYDRAISDVNSEIEAFRLAYMAFYGVEAPSPEDEQSFAKTGTFYFRNDGQGGGQKAEFISKSLQDTAIENHLNRLHNNIYRFSQTPDMADEAFAGNSSGVAMKFKILALENKTAGFERKFKSSAIRMFEILQSSWAKRSIQIDPYTIEMKFTRTFPLDLLYEAQASAQLKGLVSEETRLSQLSFVANPAEEVTAMEAESELYDLGGDDDGQMGSTSSRSTEKVKQEGKKVTQAD
- a CDS encoding phage minor head protein, yielding MDKWDQHLQDLQKRLNKKEKKLLRQINKEYKEVSKELIMALTEMYMRLEKNGELSYSDAVRFNDITRLKQNVVYEITALVEVNKERVLTILDETYFLSYAYMSYVIEKESSAILKAVTPDMPRLQQQLFDNPIRGLKLEPALERDRRMIVSDINRAIERGLIDGKTYGSIAKNIQEVFESSFKRAVNIAHTETHRVREQATHESAMNADRQGVKMVKIWRNMADERVRKKKQANHRSMEGQTKPVSEPYELKPSGQTDSPGNSRIASQDIRCRCYSSHRVSHLEGAIPKKPVISDFDGWLMERTPELVPI
- a CDS encoding DUF4355 domain-containing protein; the encoded protein is MNLEDIRSYLVQNKDNQDVREFVNGLNPVTIDRVKDFATVNDDGRNWLQSQKDSFFSSSLDTWKKNNLDEVVMGKVKELYPEETEEQKRIRLLEQKLEEAEKKEQRETLRNKALSLATEKELPTSLVDFFLGEDEEKTIANLAKLEDTFNPYIESKVEQRFKDTGRKFQKGSNGDNSIATDIAKQRNEQQQTSQNNAWG